A single Equus asinus isolate D_3611 breed Donkey chromosome 21, EquAss-T2T_v2, whole genome shotgun sequence DNA region contains:
- the XIRP1 gene encoding xin actin-binding repeat-containing protein 1 isoform X2, with protein sequence MAKAQTQAAPTSTIPMATAEDLPLPPPPALEDLPPPPPKESFSKFHQQRQASELRRLYKHIHPELRKNLAEAVAEDLAEVLGSEEPTEGDVQCMRWIFENWRLDAIGDHEKPPAREPVPGGNVQATSRKFEEGSFANSIDQEPAGPRPSGGDVRAARWLFETKPLDELTGQTGAPEATVREPAASGDVRGTRMLFETRPLDRLGSRPSIQEQSPLELRSEIQELKGDVKKTVKLFQTEPLCAIQDAEGAIHEVKAACREEIQSNAVRTARWLFETQPLDAINRDPSQVRVIRGISLEEGVRPDVSAARWIFETQPLDAIREILVDEKDFQPSPDLIPPGPDVQHQRHLFETRALDTLKGEEEAGTEVPPKEEVVPGDVRSTLWLFETKPLDTPRDKVQVGHLQRVGPRKGEGLMYEHPSSDGSSALSLSQSAPQRDGVKGDVKTFKNLFETLPLDSIGQGEPLAHGSVNRAERTDSAGQSQDIGSPVYAMQDGKGHLHALTSVSREQVVGGDVKGYRWMFETQPLDQLGRNPSTVDVVRGITRQEVVAGDVGTARWLFETQPLEVIHQREQQERQEEEGKSQAGPEPDAPLKGDVQTIRWLFETCPMSELAETQGSEVTDPTTKAKERSCTWMFTPQALDRPEGSREKHLQVSQVQDGERQTDRHVFETEPLQTSGRPCGKGPVRYCSRVEIPSGQVSRQKEVFQALEAGKREDQGSRVIPEPIPEGSVHKFTWLFENCPMGSLAAESIRGDNLQEEQPVGISDNGVLERQKTIAEGTLWTLHATPGILHHGGILMEARGPGELCLAKYMLPSPGQGGPYIRKEELVSGELPRIVRQMLRRPDVDQQGLLVQEDPTGQLRLKPLRLPAPGSGGNVEDMDPEFQQLLACGLGTSVARTGVVMQETEQGLVSLTAYSLQPRLTSRAPERSSVQLLASCIDKGDLSGLHSLRWEPPADSSPVSTSEGAQKLPLTESIIHVPPLDPSMGMGHLRGPGATSCPPRAIGKAVPLAGEEKQEDICSGQKGKAALRQSEGATSTAPGPRIPDLQASRQSLRMATAEAQSLQQQVLNKHKQGPTPGSTSTPFQDGLWQAPAVATVEAQGNTRPMAGGDPRIPAAPRKLL encoded by the exons ATGGCCAAAGCCCAGACACAGGCAGCTCCCACATCAACCATCCCCATGGCAACTGCAGAGgacctgcccctccctccacccccagccctggaggATCTGCCACCGCCACCCCCCAAGGAGTCCTTCTCCAAGTTCCACCAGCAGCGGCAAGCAAGTGAGCTCCGCCGCCTCTATAAGCACATCCATCCTGAGCTCCGCAAGAATCTGGCCGAGGCCGTGGCTGAAGACCTGGCTGAGGTCCTGGGTTCTGAGGAGCCCACTGAGGGTGATGTCCAGTGCATGCGCTGGATCTTTGAGAACTGGCGGCTGGACGCCATTGGGGACCACGAAAAGCCACCTGCCAGGGAGCCTGTGCCCGGTGGCAATGTCCAGGCCACCTCCAGAAAGTTTGAGGAAGGCTCCTTTGCCAACAGCATAGACCAGGAGCCAGCCGGACCTCGGCCATCTGGAGGGGATGTTCGTGCAGCCCGCTGGCTGTTTGAGACAAAGCCACTGGATGAACTGACAGGCCAGACTGGGGCACCGGAGGCTACCGTGAGGGAGCCTGCAGCCAGTGGAGATGTCCGGGGTACCAGGATGCTCTTTGAGACACGGCCACTGGACCGCCTGGGCTCCCGCCCCTCCATCCAGGAGCAGAGCCCCTTGGAGCTGCGCTCAGAGATCCAGGAGCTGAAGGGCGATGTGAAGAAGACAGTGAAGTTGTTCCAAACCGAGCCGCTGTGTGCTATTCAGGACGCAGAGGGCGCAATCCACGAGGTCAAAGCTGCATGCCGGGAGGAGATCCAAAGTAATGCAGTGAGGACCGCTCGCTGGCTCTTCGAGACCCAACCTCTGGATGCCATCAACCGGGACCCCAGCCAGGTGCGGGTGATCCGGGGGATCTCCCTGGAGGAGGGTGTCCGGCCCGATGTCAGTGCAGCTCGCTGGATCTTTGAGACACAACCTCTGGATGCCATCCGGGAGATCTTGGTGGATGAGAAGGACTTCCAGCCATCTCCAGACCTCATCCCTCCCGGTCCAGATGTTCAGCATCAGCGGCATCTGTTTGAGACCCGAGCACTAGACACTCtaaagggagaagaggaggctgGAACAGAGGTCCCACCCAAAGAGGAAGTGGTCCCTGGAGACGTCCGCTCCACCCTGTGGCTATTTGAGACAAAGCCTCTGGACACTCCCAGAGACAAGGTCCAAGTGGGTCACCTGCAGCGGGTGGGTCCCCGGAAGGGTGAGGGGCTCATGTATGAGCATCCATCCAGTGATGGCTCCTCAGCACTGTCCCTCTCTCAGAGTGCCCCCCAGAGGGATGGGGTGAAGGGGGATGTGAAGACCTTCAAGAACCTTTTTGAGACCCTTCCCCTGGACAGCATTGGGCAGGGTGAGCCTTTGGCCCATGGGAGTGTGAACAGAGCAGAAAGAACAGATTCTGCTGGGCAGTCCCAGGACATAGGGTCCCCAGTGTATGCCATGCAGGATGGAAAAGGCCACCTCCATGCCCTGACCTCTGTCAGCAGAGAGCAGGTAGTTGGAGGTGATGTCAAGGGCTACAGGTGGATGTTTGAGACACAGCCCTTAGACCAACTGGGCCGAAACCCCAGCACTGTCGATGTGGTGCGGGGCATCACTAGGCAGGAGGTGGTGGCCGGAGACGTGGGCACTGCTCGGTGGCTCTTTGAGACCCAGCCCCTAGAGGTGATCCACCAGCGGGAGCAGCAGGAACgacaggaagaagaaggaaagagtcaGGCAGGTCCCGAGCCTGACGCACCCCTAAAAGGCGATGTACAGACCATCCGGTGGTTGTTTGAGACATGCCCAATGAGTGAGTTGGCAGAGACGCAGGGGTCAGAGGTCACGGATCCCACAACCAAGGCGAAGGAACGGTCCTGCACCTGGATGTTCACACCCCAAGCCCTGGACAGGCCAGAAGGCTCCAGGGAGAAGCACCTGCAGGTCAGCCAGGTACAGGATggggaaagacagacagacagacatgtcTTTGAGACCGAGCCTCTGCAGACCTCAGGCCGTCCCTGCGGAAAAGGGCCTGTACGATACTGCAGCCGCGTGGAGATCCCTTCAGGGCAGGTATCTCGTCAGAAGGAGGTTTTCCAGGCCCTGGAAGCAGGCAAGAGGGAGGACCAGGGGTCCAGGGTAATCCCTGAGCCCATCCCTGAGGGCTCTGTGCACAAGTTCACCTGGCTCTTTGAGAATTGCCCCATGGGCTCCCTGGCAGCTGAGAGCATCCGAGGGGACAACCTCCAAGAGGAGCAGCCTGTGGGCATCTCAGACAATGGGGTGCTGGAGAGGCAGAAGACTATAGCCGAGGGGACCCTGTGGACTCTGCATGCCACGCCTGGCATCCTGCACCATGGAGGCATCCTCATGGAGGCCCGAGGGCCGGGGGAGCTCTGCCTTGCCAAGTACATGCTCCCAAGCCCAGGGCAGGGGGGCCCCTACATAAGGAAGGAGGAGCTGGTGTCTGGCGAGCTTCCCAGGATTGTCCGCCAAATGCTGCGCCGGCCGGATGTGGACCAGCAGGGGCTGCTGGTGCAGGAGGACCCAACGGGCCAGCTCCGGCTCAAGCCTCTAAGGCTGCCAGCTCCAGGAAGCGGCGGGAATGTCGAAGACATGGACCCTGAGTTCCAGCAGTTGCTGGCTTGTGGCCTGGGGACCTCAGTGGCGAGGACGGGAGTGGTGAtgcaggagacagagcagggccTGGTATCACTGACCGCCTACTCCCTGCAGCCCAGGCTGACCAGCAGGGCCCCTGAGAGGAGCAGTGTGCAGCTGCTGGCCAGCTGCATAGACAAAGGAGACCTGAGCGGCCTGCACAGTCTGCGGTGGGAGCCACCAGCTGACTCAAGTCCAGTGTCAACCAGCGAGGGGGCCCAGAAGCTGCCCCTAACTGAGAGCATCATTCATGTTCCCCCACTGGACCCCAGCATGGGGATGGGGCATCTGAGAGGCCCGGGGGCCACCTCTTGCCCACCACGGGCCATTGGAAAGGCTGTCCCTCTGGCTGGGGAAGAAAAGCAGGAAGACATTTGCAGTGGGCAGAAAGGGAAGGCAGCTTTGAGACAGTCAGAAGGAGCCACATCTACAGCCCCAGGGCCCAGGATCCCAGACCTCCAGGCCTCCAGGCAGAGTCTCCGGATGGCAACAGCCGAGGCCCAAAGCCTGCAGCAGCAAGTTCTGAACAAGCACAAGCAGGGCCCCACCCCGGGATCCACCTCCACGCCCTTCCAGGATGGTCTCTGGCAAGCACCAGCCGTGGCCACTGTGGAGGCCCAGGGCAACACTAGGCCGATGGCTGGAGGTGACCCCAGGATCCCAGCAGCCCCCAGAAAG ctgctgtGA
- the XIRP1 gene encoding xin actin-binding repeat-containing protein 1 isoform X1 → MAKAQTQAAPTSTIPMATAEDLPLPPPPALEDLPPPPPKESFSKFHQQRQASELRRLYKHIHPELRKNLAEAVAEDLAEVLGSEEPTEGDVQCMRWIFENWRLDAIGDHEKPPAREPVPGGNVQATSRKFEEGSFANSIDQEPAGPRPSGGDVRAARWLFETKPLDELTGQTGAPEATVREPAASGDVRGTRMLFETRPLDRLGSRPSIQEQSPLELRSEIQELKGDVKKTVKLFQTEPLCAIQDAEGAIHEVKAACREEIQSNAVRTARWLFETQPLDAINRDPSQVRVIRGISLEEGVRPDVSAARWIFETQPLDAIREILVDEKDFQPSPDLIPPGPDVQHQRHLFETRALDTLKGEEEAGTEVPPKEEVVPGDVRSTLWLFETKPLDTPRDKVQVGHLQRVGPRKGEGLMYEHPSSDGSSALSLSQSAPQRDGVKGDVKTFKNLFETLPLDSIGQGEPLAHGSVNRAERTDSAGQSQDIGSPVYAMQDGKGHLHALTSVSREQVVGGDVKGYRWMFETQPLDQLGRNPSTVDVVRGITRQEVVAGDVGTARWLFETQPLEVIHQREQQERQEEEGKSQAGPEPDAPLKGDVQTIRWLFETCPMSELAETQGSEVTDPTTKAKERSCTWMFTPQALDRPEGSREKHLQVSQVQDGERQTDRHVFETEPLQTSGRPCGKGPVRYCSRVEIPSGQVSRQKEVFQALEAGKREDQGSRVIPEPIPEGSVHKFTWLFENCPMGSLAAESIRGDNLQEEQPVGISDNGVLERQKTIAEGTLWTLHATPGILHHGGILMEARGPGELCLAKYMLPSPGQGGPYIRKEELVSGELPRIVRQMLRRPDVDQQGLLVQEDPTGQLRLKPLRLPAPGSGGNVEDMDPEFQQLLACGLGTSVARTGVVMQETEQGLVSLTAYSLQPRLTSRAPERSSVQLLASCIDKGDLSGLHSLRWEPPADSSPVSTSEGAQKLPLTESIIHVPPLDPSMGMGHLRGPGATSCPPRAIGKAVPLAGEEKQEDICSGQKGKAALRQSEGATSTAPGPRIPDLQASRQSLRMATAEAQSLQQQVLNKHKQGPTPGSTSTPFQDGLWQAPAVATVEAQGNTRPMAGGDPRIPAAPRKVSGEQKALPRGLPEGWVTIQDGIYTAHPVRTFDPPGGVQPSMREPLPRGKETALSAQAPSPLLEGPSQSLGPGREEPGDCTQRAWEAPEKVMVGIGPRGLQAAKTTLKAAPLAHHTLASGSQAAGASLHSHNASVPPPPPLPAAVTGPDFPAHAHHDEDSIRQASEPLQDTLLHSHNSPAGQRTPGGSRTKTSKLEPTMPPRKKPQLPPKPAHLSQIRPPQRPPKPLALSPGSSKEVGQGEHKQGERDAAILPSAKVPTTAGQGRVPLAGCPGGQSQPGSQHGHSTVATKPTRGQAAGSNTQSPEPPKVSALSSDPTSPQKGPSPPGEKPMDSSQQGAPESPEVLQRSQQELQGLLNQVQALEKEAAGSVDVRALRRLFEAVPQLREASQTPAAPCQPEASVEQAFGELTKVSTEVARLKEQTLARLLDIEEAVHKALSSMSSLQPEVNAKGHSQGHPRDHNAHKVSVTDSSRARPNCSSQEVRGQTAVKSQTKVLCDPEVQSQAKVKNHTEAGGQAASTAPSTRGLETLRDNSDLPRVLRSSRNSPSSPTIISIESATRKLPEAPSLRGSPGVSVKSTHLAQDVGHALLHQKGVQDKAEKKEATQCSGQPETAPASASPLPTGQQKSLLELQTGPGGSHHYGAMRSVTEQCEGVDHCRNTVLSSSTSVTEQAEPPRGPGPHLGLHACPLLRQFLRSPAGLSGGLAEAEMAHVPCSHSQPAAQ, encoded by the coding sequence ATGGCCAAAGCCCAGACACAGGCAGCTCCCACATCAACCATCCCCATGGCAACTGCAGAGgacctgcccctccctccacccccagccctggaggATCTGCCACCGCCACCCCCCAAGGAGTCCTTCTCCAAGTTCCACCAGCAGCGGCAAGCAAGTGAGCTCCGCCGCCTCTATAAGCACATCCATCCTGAGCTCCGCAAGAATCTGGCCGAGGCCGTGGCTGAAGACCTGGCTGAGGTCCTGGGTTCTGAGGAGCCCACTGAGGGTGATGTCCAGTGCATGCGCTGGATCTTTGAGAACTGGCGGCTGGACGCCATTGGGGACCACGAAAAGCCACCTGCCAGGGAGCCTGTGCCCGGTGGCAATGTCCAGGCCACCTCCAGAAAGTTTGAGGAAGGCTCCTTTGCCAACAGCATAGACCAGGAGCCAGCCGGACCTCGGCCATCTGGAGGGGATGTTCGTGCAGCCCGCTGGCTGTTTGAGACAAAGCCACTGGATGAACTGACAGGCCAGACTGGGGCACCGGAGGCTACCGTGAGGGAGCCTGCAGCCAGTGGAGATGTCCGGGGTACCAGGATGCTCTTTGAGACACGGCCACTGGACCGCCTGGGCTCCCGCCCCTCCATCCAGGAGCAGAGCCCCTTGGAGCTGCGCTCAGAGATCCAGGAGCTGAAGGGCGATGTGAAGAAGACAGTGAAGTTGTTCCAAACCGAGCCGCTGTGTGCTATTCAGGACGCAGAGGGCGCAATCCACGAGGTCAAAGCTGCATGCCGGGAGGAGATCCAAAGTAATGCAGTGAGGACCGCTCGCTGGCTCTTCGAGACCCAACCTCTGGATGCCATCAACCGGGACCCCAGCCAGGTGCGGGTGATCCGGGGGATCTCCCTGGAGGAGGGTGTCCGGCCCGATGTCAGTGCAGCTCGCTGGATCTTTGAGACACAACCTCTGGATGCCATCCGGGAGATCTTGGTGGATGAGAAGGACTTCCAGCCATCTCCAGACCTCATCCCTCCCGGTCCAGATGTTCAGCATCAGCGGCATCTGTTTGAGACCCGAGCACTAGACACTCtaaagggagaagaggaggctgGAACAGAGGTCCCACCCAAAGAGGAAGTGGTCCCTGGAGACGTCCGCTCCACCCTGTGGCTATTTGAGACAAAGCCTCTGGACACTCCCAGAGACAAGGTCCAAGTGGGTCACCTGCAGCGGGTGGGTCCCCGGAAGGGTGAGGGGCTCATGTATGAGCATCCATCCAGTGATGGCTCCTCAGCACTGTCCCTCTCTCAGAGTGCCCCCCAGAGGGATGGGGTGAAGGGGGATGTGAAGACCTTCAAGAACCTTTTTGAGACCCTTCCCCTGGACAGCATTGGGCAGGGTGAGCCTTTGGCCCATGGGAGTGTGAACAGAGCAGAAAGAACAGATTCTGCTGGGCAGTCCCAGGACATAGGGTCCCCAGTGTATGCCATGCAGGATGGAAAAGGCCACCTCCATGCCCTGACCTCTGTCAGCAGAGAGCAGGTAGTTGGAGGTGATGTCAAGGGCTACAGGTGGATGTTTGAGACACAGCCCTTAGACCAACTGGGCCGAAACCCCAGCACTGTCGATGTGGTGCGGGGCATCACTAGGCAGGAGGTGGTGGCCGGAGACGTGGGCACTGCTCGGTGGCTCTTTGAGACCCAGCCCCTAGAGGTGATCCACCAGCGGGAGCAGCAGGAACgacaggaagaagaaggaaagagtcaGGCAGGTCCCGAGCCTGACGCACCCCTAAAAGGCGATGTACAGACCATCCGGTGGTTGTTTGAGACATGCCCAATGAGTGAGTTGGCAGAGACGCAGGGGTCAGAGGTCACGGATCCCACAACCAAGGCGAAGGAACGGTCCTGCACCTGGATGTTCACACCCCAAGCCCTGGACAGGCCAGAAGGCTCCAGGGAGAAGCACCTGCAGGTCAGCCAGGTACAGGATggggaaagacagacagacagacatgtcTTTGAGACCGAGCCTCTGCAGACCTCAGGCCGTCCCTGCGGAAAAGGGCCTGTACGATACTGCAGCCGCGTGGAGATCCCTTCAGGGCAGGTATCTCGTCAGAAGGAGGTTTTCCAGGCCCTGGAAGCAGGCAAGAGGGAGGACCAGGGGTCCAGGGTAATCCCTGAGCCCATCCCTGAGGGCTCTGTGCACAAGTTCACCTGGCTCTTTGAGAATTGCCCCATGGGCTCCCTGGCAGCTGAGAGCATCCGAGGGGACAACCTCCAAGAGGAGCAGCCTGTGGGCATCTCAGACAATGGGGTGCTGGAGAGGCAGAAGACTATAGCCGAGGGGACCCTGTGGACTCTGCATGCCACGCCTGGCATCCTGCACCATGGAGGCATCCTCATGGAGGCCCGAGGGCCGGGGGAGCTCTGCCTTGCCAAGTACATGCTCCCAAGCCCAGGGCAGGGGGGCCCCTACATAAGGAAGGAGGAGCTGGTGTCTGGCGAGCTTCCCAGGATTGTCCGCCAAATGCTGCGCCGGCCGGATGTGGACCAGCAGGGGCTGCTGGTGCAGGAGGACCCAACGGGCCAGCTCCGGCTCAAGCCTCTAAGGCTGCCAGCTCCAGGAAGCGGCGGGAATGTCGAAGACATGGACCCTGAGTTCCAGCAGTTGCTGGCTTGTGGCCTGGGGACCTCAGTGGCGAGGACGGGAGTGGTGAtgcaggagacagagcagggccTGGTATCACTGACCGCCTACTCCCTGCAGCCCAGGCTGACCAGCAGGGCCCCTGAGAGGAGCAGTGTGCAGCTGCTGGCCAGCTGCATAGACAAAGGAGACCTGAGCGGCCTGCACAGTCTGCGGTGGGAGCCACCAGCTGACTCAAGTCCAGTGTCAACCAGCGAGGGGGCCCAGAAGCTGCCCCTAACTGAGAGCATCATTCATGTTCCCCCACTGGACCCCAGCATGGGGATGGGGCATCTGAGAGGCCCGGGGGCCACCTCTTGCCCACCACGGGCCATTGGAAAGGCTGTCCCTCTGGCTGGGGAAGAAAAGCAGGAAGACATTTGCAGTGGGCAGAAAGGGAAGGCAGCTTTGAGACAGTCAGAAGGAGCCACATCTACAGCCCCAGGGCCCAGGATCCCAGACCTCCAGGCCTCCAGGCAGAGTCTCCGGATGGCAACAGCCGAGGCCCAAAGCCTGCAGCAGCAAGTTCTGAACAAGCACAAGCAGGGCCCCACCCCGGGATCCACCTCCACGCCCTTCCAGGATGGTCTCTGGCAAGCACCAGCCGTGGCCACTGTGGAGGCCCAGGGCAACACTAGGCCGATGGCTGGAGGTGACCCCAGGATCCCAGCAGCCCCCAGAAAGGTCAGTGGGGAACAGAAAGCACTGCCCAGAGGGCTGCCTGAGGGGTGGGTGACTATTCAGGATGGCATCTACACTGCTCACCCTGTGAGGACCTTTGACCCACCTGGGGGTGTCCAGCCTTCTATGAGGGAGCCCCTGCCAAGAGGCAAGGAGACTGCCCTCTCGGCCCAGGCTCCCAGCCCACTCCTGGAAGGCCCAAGTCAGAGTCTTGGGCCAGGGCGGGAGGAGCCTGGGGACTGCACACAGAGGGCCTGGGAGGCTCCAGAGAAGGTGATGGTAGGAATCGGCCCAAGGGGCCTCCAAGCTGCAAAGACCACCCTGAAGGCTGCCCCTTTAGCCCACCACACTCTGGCCTCTGGGTCTCAGGCTGCAGGTGCCAGCCTGCACTCCCATAATgcctctgttcctcctcctcctcctctcccagctgctgtGACAGGACCTGACTTCCCAGCCCACGCCCACCATGATGAGGACTCCATCCGGCAGGCCTCCGAGCCCCTGCAGGacacccttctccactcccacAACAGCCCTGCTGGCCAGAGAACCCCTGGGGGATCACGGACAAAAACCTCAAAACTGGAGCCCACCATGCCCCCAAGGAAGAAGCCCCAGCTGCCCCCTAAACCGGCACACCTAAGCCAGATCCGCCCTCCTCAGAGACCACCCAAGCCCTTGGCTCTGTCTCCTGGCTCTTCCAAGGAGGTGGGGCAAGGAGAACACAAACAAGGTGAGAGAGATGCAGCCATCCTTCCGTCAGCCAAGGTCCCCACCACTGCAGGCCAGGGCCGTGTACCTCTGGCTGGATGCCCTGGTGGACAGAGCCAGCCCGGCTCCCAACATGGCCACAGTACCGTGGCCACCAAGCCCACAAGGGGTCAGGCTGCTGGCAGCAATACCCAAAGCCCTGAGCCTCCCAAGGTCTCAGCTCTCAGCAGTGACCCCACCTCACCACAGAAGGGCCCCAGCCCCCCAGGAGAAAAGCCCATGGACAGTTCCCAGCAAGGGGCCCCTGAGAGCCCTGAGGTTCTGCAGAGAAGCCAGCAAGAGCTCCAGGGTCTCCTGAACCAGGTACAAGCCCTGGAGAAGGAGGCCGCAGGCAGTGTGGACGTGCGGGCGCTGCGGAGGCTCTTTGAGGCTGTGCCCCAGCTGAGAGAGGCCTCTCAGACTCCTGCTGCCCCCTGCCAGCCCGAGGCCTCGGTGGAGCAGGCCTTTGGGGAGCTGACAAAGGTCAGCACGGAAGTGGCCCGGCTGAAGGAACAGACCCTGGCCAGGCTGCTGGACATCGAGGAGGCTGTGCACAAGGCCCTCAGCTCCATGTCTAGCCTCCAGCCTGAGGTTAATGCCAAGGGCCATTCCCAAGGACACCCAAGGGACCACAATGCCCACAAGGTCAGTGTCACGGACAGCAGTAGAGCCAGGCCCAATTGCTCAAGCCAAGAGGTCAGGGGTCAAACTGCAGTCAAGAGCCAAACCAAGGTTTTGTGCGACCCTGAGGTCCAGAGTCAAGCCAAGGTTAAAAATCACACAGAGGCCGGAGGTCAAGCAGCCTCAACTGCCCCTTCCACCAGGGGGCTGGAGACACTGAGAGATAATTCAGACCTCCCTCGAGTCTTGCGTTCCAGCCGGAATTCACCCTCCTCCCCAACCATCATCTCCATTGAGTCGGCCACAAGGAAGCTGCCAGAGGCTCCCAGCCTGAGGGGCAGCCCTGGTGTCTCAGTGAAAAGCACACACCTGGCCCAGGATGTGGGCCACGCCCTGCTCCACCAGAAAGGCGTCCAGGACAAGGCCGAGAAAAAGGAGGCCACCCAGTGCTCTGGACAGCCTGAAACTGCCCCTGCCTCAGCCAGCCCCCTGCCCACCGGGCAGCAGAAGAGCCTTCTGGAGCTGCAGACTGGTCCGGGTGGCTCTCACCACTATGGAGCCATGAGAAGCGTGACCGAGCAGTGCGAGGGAGTGGACCATTGCAGGAACAcagtcctctcctcctccacctcggtCACGGAGCAGGCAGAGCCGCCCAGGGGCCCGGGCCCCCACCTCGGGCTCCACGCCTGCCCCTTGTTGCGACAGTTCCTGCGCAGCCCAGCCGGGCTCAGCGGGGGCCTGGCAGAAGCTGAGATGGCGCATGTGCCCTGCAGCCACTCCCAGCCAGCCGCCCAATGA